The Elusimicrobiales bacterium genome contains a region encoding:
- a CDS encoding RusA family crossover junction endodeoxyribonuclease — MDGVIEFTVIGIPKPWKRPVRFRQPSGKFVSWIPKSDWFGLIHAEAIKHRPVLPLDGPIRLDATFRFPRPKSVKPDVVFMCRRPDEDNLKKALLDAITYARLWVDDSRVCDGRVSKIYGEPPGVTVRISRAGQGIGVTN; from the coding sequence TCATCGGCATACCCAAACCGTGGAAGCGGCCTGTCAGGTTTCGTCAGCCCAGTGGCAAGTTCGTGAGCTGGATCCCCAAGAGCGACTGGTTCGGGTTGATTCACGCGGAGGCGATAAAGCACCGGCCCGTCTTGCCGCTGGACGGGCCGATACGGCTGGACGCCACGTTCCGGTTCCCGCGACCGAAATCCGTCAAGCCCGATGTGGTGTTCATGTGCCGCCGCCCCGACGAAGATAATCTCAAAAAGGCCTTACTGGACGCGATAACATACGCGCGGTTGTGGGTTGACGACAGCCGCGTCTGCGACGGGCGAGTGAGCAAGATATACGGCGAGCCGCCGGGCGTAACCGTCCGCATATCCCGCGCCGGTCAGGGAATCGGCGTAACCAACTAA